A genome region from Rhodopseudomonas boonkerdii includes the following:
- a CDS encoding efflux RND transporter periplasmic adaptor subunit — translation MSPGAKLVQNRNLLTFAVVSLVTTASLIYFLSGSHTSHAIGENPGNQRKSTEHFRPTPSQWASLSVQPVTSMRFAQEFSTEGKIAIDEDRATRVYSQYAGRITNLAVGTGDTVQKGQLLFVIEAADSIEAQKDFVSALGDLNKARSQVNLTTVVERRLSSLYKDKAMSLKEWEEADANLTAAKNDLRTAEIARQAVKNRLKLLGKTDSEVELFEKTGVISPETPVYSPLAGTVIQRRIGPGQYVDAGASDTDPVMLIGDMSKVWLVAYIRESDADHIRIGQPLSFTVLTLPGQVFEARVSYVASSLEASSRRLLVRATVENSGGRLKPEMFATAHIITNEPTESPAVPRDAVLYEGTSTRVWIARDNGEAELRHVKVGLTSGDMVQILDGLSVGDKIIARGSLFIDRAAALSR, via the coding sequence ATGTCGCCCGGCGCAAAGTTAGTTCAAAATCGTAATCTACTTACATTTGCAGTTGTTTCTCTCGTGACTACCGCTTCCCTCATATACTTTCTGTCGGGTTCGCATACATCGCACGCGATCGGCGAGAATCCAGGCAATCAACGCAAGAGCACCGAGCACTTTCGCCCAACCCCATCTCAGTGGGCCTCCCTGTCGGTTCAGCCCGTAACCTCCATGCGCTTTGCGCAAGAGTTCAGCACGGAGGGAAAGATTGCGATCGATGAGGATCGCGCTACGCGCGTTTACTCGCAATACGCAGGACGCATCACAAATCTCGCGGTTGGAACCGGTGATACCGTACAGAAAGGACAGCTTCTTTTCGTCATCGAAGCCGCGGATTCCATCGAAGCGCAGAAGGATTTCGTATCTGCTTTAGGCGATCTCAACAAAGCACGCTCGCAGGTCAATTTGACAACCGTGGTCGAGCGTCGTCTGAGCAGCCTCTACAAGGATAAAGCCATGTCCTTGAAGGAATGGGAAGAAGCCGACGCCAACCTGACTGCTGCAAAGAACGACTTGCGAACCGCAGAAATTGCACGACAGGCGGTCAAGAACCGGCTCAAGCTTCTCGGAAAGACCGATTCTGAGGTTGAACTTTTTGAGAAGACCGGAGTGATTTCTCCCGAAACTCCTGTGTACTCGCCCCTCGCCGGCACCGTCATACAACGTCGGATCGGACCGGGACAATATGTCGACGCTGGCGCGAGCGATACAGACCCCGTGATGCTTATCGGCGACATGTCGAAGGTTTGGCTTGTCGCCTATATTCGCGAATCCGATGCAGACCATATCCGGATCGGGCAACCTCTCAGTTTTACCGTGCTGACCTTGCCGGGCCAGGTGTTCGAGGCTCGCGTTAGCTATGTCGCATCCTCGCTCGAAGCGAGCAGCCGTCGCCTTCTCGTTCGGGCGACAGTGGAAAACTCTGGTGGTCGCCTGAAACCCGAGATGTTTGCAACCGCCCACATCATCACCAATGAACCAACGGAATCGCCTGCGGTCCCGCGCGATGCCGTTCTCTATGAAGGCACCTCAACACGCGTATGGATTGCGCGGGATAATGGGGAAGCCGAACTGCGTCACGTCAAGGTGGGTCTTACAAGCGGAGACATGGTGCAAATTCTGGACGGCCTGTCGGTTGGCGACAAAATCATTGCCCGCGGGAGTCTCTTCATCGATCGCGCTGCTGCACTCAGCCGTTAG
- a CDS encoding efflux RND transporter permease subunit, producing the protein MNSFIAEVLRLRTLVILLFSLLIVFGVAAFSKLNIEAYPDPVPPLVQVITQNPGQSAEDIERYITIPIETGLTTAQHLTSVRSISLFGLSDIRLQFTYDFTYEEALQRVLNLLGQLPPLQNDAQPDISPWSPIGEIYRYQLIGPPGYSVMDLRTLQDWVVARRFRAIPGVLDVSSWGGKTKTFEAQIDLNRLTANGLTLSEVVEALKKSNVNVGGQTVNVGMQSAVVRGIGLIQTIDDIRNTTLSQSGANPIRMRDIADISVSHLPRLGIAGRDDLDDIVQGTVLMRRGEHSTPVIERVKSEIEQINSSDLLPPGVQIVRIYDRSELISATTSTVLFNVLFGIALVFLIQWMFLGDLRSAIVVASAIPFAFFFAIIIMVLRGNSANLLSIGAIDFGLIIDATVIMVENLFRRLTNNARNRLTDPHGTSAETKISIIRRAASEMSRPILFSAAIILAGFLPLFTLTGVEGHIFGPMAQTYAYALAGGLIATFTIVPALSAVLLSTKTVHSDTIVVRMIGRAYFPLLRGAMRRRAMTIALATSMGLVSLVAGRSLGVEFLPTLEEGNLWLRATMPSSISLEAGNDTANRIRRYLSQLPEIETVISQQGRTDDGTDSNGFFNVEFNAPFSARKNWRSGMDKPRLIAEIDEQLKADFPGVEFNFSQYLQDNVSEAISGVKGDNTVKIYGHDLNTLKDIAEQIKATMETVPGVTDLSAYTLLGQPTVNIKIDRFAAGRYGLMPGDINTAIQAAIGGEEAGNLYEPASDRFFPIMVRLAPKYRENIEAISQLTIGVKDEESDEVIRVPLREVATVSLVSGPSFIYREGQQRYVPIKFSVRDRDLGSAILEAQKKVRDLNIPSGYRIEWAGQFGHLKDAIKRLQLIIPVTLLLIAILLFVNFSSVTDTLLALSVIPMATIGGILTLLVTNTPFSVSAAVGFIALFGISVMEGIILLSQFNQLIESGTERSRAIYQACELRFRPVLMTCMAAGVGLLPAAFSTAIGAQVQRPLALVIVGGIMLAPLFILVVFPILIERFSRRSALSGDAATVATPAE; encoded by the coding sequence ATGAACAGCTTCATTGCAGAGGTCCTGCGGCTGCGGACGCTTGTGATCCTGCTTTTCTCGCTTCTGATCGTTTTTGGCGTTGCTGCCTTCAGTAAGTTAAACATCGAGGCGTATCCCGATCCGGTACCACCCCTGGTTCAGGTTATAACGCAGAATCCGGGGCAGTCGGCGGAAGACATCGAGCGCTATATCACGATCCCGATCGAAACAGGGCTCACCACGGCTCAGCATCTTACTTCCGTTCGCTCGATCTCGCTCTTCGGCCTGTCCGACATCCGACTTCAGTTCACTTATGACTTTACCTATGAAGAGGCGCTCCAGCGCGTGCTCAACCTTCTGGGGCAACTTCCTCCGCTCCAGAATGACGCTCAGCCGGACATCTCCCCGTGGAGCCCGATCGGCGAAATCTACCGATATCAATTGATCGGACCGCCCGGCTACAGCGTGATGGATCTCAGGACTTTGCAGGATTGGGTGGTTGCCAGACGCTTTCGCGCAATCCCGGGCGTCCTCGACGTCTCGAGTTGGGGAGGAAAAACAAAGACATTCGAGGCCCAGATCGACCTGAACCGCTTGACGGCAAACGGCTTGACCTTGTCAGAGGTGGTCGAGGCCCTCAAGAAGAGCAACGTCAATGTCGGCGGTCAGACCGTCAATGTCGGCATGCAGTCCGCCGTCGTACGCGGAATAGGTTTGATACAGACGATCGACGACATCCGAAATACGACACTGTCGCAATCGGGCGCAAACCCGATCCGCATGCGCGACATCGCGGATATAAGCGTCAGCCATCTGCCGCGACTGGGCATAGCCGGCCGGGACGACCTCGACGATATCGTTCAAGGCACCGTTCTCATGCGAAGAGGAGAACACAGCACGCCAGTCATCGAGAGGGTGAAGAGCGAAATCGAGCAGATCAACTCGTCGGACCTCTTGCCTCCTGGCGTTCAGATTGTCCGAATCTACGATCGGAGCGAACTTATCAGCGCAACCACCAGCACGGTTCTTTTCAACGTCCTGTTCGGTATCGCACTGGTGTTCCTGATCCAATGGATGTTCCTCGGGGATCTTCGCAGCGCGATCGTGGTGGCATCAGCGATACCTTTCGCGTTCTTCTTTGCAATCATCATTATGGTTCTGAGAGGTAATTCCGCCAACCTGCTTTCAATCGGAGCGATCGACTTTGGCTTGATCATCGATGCGACGGTCATCATGGTCGAGAACCTGTTCCGGCGACTGACAAACAACGCACGCAATCGTCTCACAGACCCCCACGGAACTTCGGCAGAAACAAAGATCTCGATCATCCGGCGCGCTGCATCCGAGATGAGCAGGCCTATTCTCTTCTCCGCAGCTATCATCCTCGCGGGGTTCCTCCCGCTCTTCACTCTGACAGGCGTTGAAGGCCATATCTTCGGGCCTATGGCGCAAACATATGCCTATGCTCTCGCTGGCGGACTGATCGCTACCTTCACTATCGTCCCGGCGCTGAGCGCTGTGCTGCTCTCGACGAAGACCGTACATTCGGACACGATCGTGGTCCGTATGATCGGCCGCGCATATTTCCCTCTGCTTCGCGGAGCGATGCGCCGCCGAGCGATGACAATCGCTCTTGCAACGAGTATGGGGCTTGTCTCGCTCGTGGCGGGGCGGTCACTTGGGGTCGAGTTTCTCCCCACGCTCGAAGAAGGAAATCTCTGGCTCCGCGCAACGATGCCGTCCTCCATCTCGCTGGAAGCCGGAAACGACACGGCCAACCGGATACGCCGATATCTTTCTCAGCTTCCGGAAATCGAGACCGTTATTTCTCAGCAAGGCCGCACGGATGACGGCACGGATTCCAACGGATTCTTCAACGTCGAGTTCAACGCACCATTCTCCGCCAGGAAGAATTGGCGTTCGGGAATGGATAAGCCGCGCCTGATTGCGGAAATCGACGAACAGCTAAAGGCCGATTTTCCCGGTGTCGAGTTCAACTTTTCCCAATATCTACAGGACAACGTTTCCGAAGCGATATCGGGGGTCAAGGGCGACAACACCGTAAAAATATACGGCCATGATCTGAATACGCTGAAAGACATCGCAGAGCAGATCAAGGCCACGATGGAAACGGTGCCGGGCGTCACCGATCTCAGCGCGTATACCCTGCTGGGTCAGCCGACCGTTAACATCAAGATCGACCGCTTTGCCGCGGGACGATACGGCCTCATGCCCGGTGACATCAATACGGCAATCCAGGCCGCCATTGGCGGTGAGGAAGCCGGCAATCTCTATGAGCCAGCCAGCGACCGCTTTTTCCCGATCATGGTGAGGCTGGCCCCTAAGTATCGCGAGAACATCGAGGCAATCAGTCAACTCACTATCGGGGTTAAGGACGAAGAATCCGACGAGGTCATTCGGGTTCCCCTTCGCGAGGTCGCAACGGTCAGCTTGGTTTCGGGGCCGTCATTTATCTATCGTGAGGGACAGCAACGTTACGTTCCGATCAAGTTTAGCGTTCGCGACCGCGATCTGGGCAGCGCGATTCTCGAAGCCCAGAAGAAGGTGCGTGATCTGAATATTCCTTCCGGTTACCGAATTGAATGGGCAGGCCAGTTCGGGCACTTGAAGGATGCGATCAAGCGACTGCAGCTGATCATTCCTGTCACCCTTCTGCTGATCGCGATACTCCTGTTCGTCAACTTCTCTTCGGTGACCGATACACTCCTCGCTCTGAGTGTGATTCCGATGGCGACGATCGGCGGAATCCTGACTCTTCTTGTCACGAATACACCATTCAGCGTATCTGCCGCCGTTGGCTTCATTGCCCTCTTCGGCATCTCCGTGATGGAGGGCATCATTCTCCTGTCGCAGTTCAATCAGCTGATCGAGAGTGGCACGGAGCGATCAAGGGCGATCTATCAAGCGTGCGAGCTACGCTTTCGCCCGGTCTTGATGACATGCATGGCGGCCGGTGTCGGCTTGCTTCCGGCGGCCTTCTCAACGGCGATCGGCGCCCAAGTCCAACGCCCGCTCGCGCTTGTCATCGTCGGCGGCATCATGCTGGCTCCGTTGTTCATCCTCGTCGTATTTCCGATCCTGATCGAGAGATTCTCGCGTCGAAGCGCGCTTTCGGGAGATGCGGCGACAGTTGCGACGCCGGCCGAATGA
- a CDS encoding efflux transporter outer membrane subunit, protein MAERRMSRVLIRETRNVRRMPHGRTVLTIVLTTFLSGCAVGPDFKTPEAPHATSFLPNHDKDLPRGDTVQGRKLLSGQSLPPEWWELFGSPALDRLVREGLAHNPDLLSAEASVRAAQANAMAQRGALFPVIDASFDGSRQRPPGFLSDGETGESTRISPYNVTTRQVSVSFVPDIWGGSRRLIEAADAETEVQIFQREGVYLTLASNIALAAIEEARLRGQIAATHRIIDLQLQFLRILRRQNEEGQIALPDVVVQESAVAQARLTLPPLQKQLAQQRNLLARLTGRTPADLEAAAFVLKSFRLPRSLPISLPGELVRQRPDVRTAEATLRGANAQIGAALAARLPQVTLSGNVGKTRSNMPDLSPGGAFWLLAGNVGQKVFDAGTLYFHQRAAEETTAKAISDYRSTVLTAFQNVADVLRALQSDAASVQAATAAEQTARRNIELIRRQVEQGQISVPTLIVAQEAYLQASLALIDARASNLADTVALFQALGGGWWNRKDS, encoded by the coding sequence ATGGCTGAACGGAGAATGTCGAGAGTGCTGATCCGGGAGACCCGAAACGTGCGTAGAATGCCTCATGGCCGGACGGTCCTCACCATCGTCCTGACGACCTTTCTATCTGGCTGCGCCGTTGGCCCCGACTTCAAAACGCCGGAAGCGCCACACGCAACGTCGTTCCTTCCAAATCACGACAAGGATCTGCCGCGTGGCGACACGGTGCAGGGACGAAAACTGCTTTCCGGGCAAAGCTTACCGCCGGAGTGGTGGGAGCTATTCGGCTCTCCAGCGCTGGACCGTCTGGTACGTGAGGGTCTCGCACATAACCCGGACCTGTTGTCTGCGGAGGCATCCGTGCGCGCAGCACAAGCGAACGCGATGGCCCAACGTGGCGCTCTGTTTCCGGTGATAGATGCTAGTTTCGATGGCAGTCGTCAACGTCCTCCCGGCTTCTTGTCGGATGGAGAAACGGGTGAGAGCACGAGGATATCTCCATACAATGTCACAACGCGGCAGGTCAGCGTATCGTTCGTGCCTGATATATGGGGTGGCTCACGGCGTCTCATCGAAGCCGCAGACGCGGAAACGGAGGTACAGATCTTCCAGCGTGAGGGCGTCTATCTCACACTGGCATCAAACATCGCGCTGGCGGCTATCGAGGAAGCGCGCCTGCGTGGACAAATCGCTGCAACTCATCGTATCATAGATCTTCAGTTGCAGTTCCTGCGTATCCTCCGGCGTCAGAACGAGGAAGGTCAGATTGCCTTGCCCGACGTGGTTGTACAGGAATCGGCAGTCGCGCAGGCTCGCCTTACGCTCCCGCCACTGCAGAAGCAGCTTGCGCAACAGCGTAACCTCCTCGCGAGGCTAACCGGCCGTACTCCGGCCGACCTCGAGGCCGCCGCTTTCGTTCTGAAATCTTTCCGGCTACCTCGAAGCCTGCCAATCAGTTTGCCAGGAGAGCTTGTAAGGCAGCGCCCCGACGTGCGGACCGCTGAAGCGACCTTGCGTGGAGCCAACGCGCAGATCGGTGCAGCACTCGCTGCGCGCCTTCCTCAAGTTACTCTCAGCGGCAATGTCGGCAAAACGCGATCCAACATGCCTGATTTGTCGCCCGGCGGCGCCTTCTGGCTCTTGGCCGGCAATGTTGGACAGAAAGTTTTCGACGCCGGCACGCTATACTTCCACCAACGCGCGGCAGAAGAAACGACAGCAAAGGCAATCTCGGACTACAGAAGCACGGTGCTGACGGCGTTCCAGAATGTCGCGGATGTGCTTCGCGCCCTGCAATCTGACGCAGCCAGCGTACAGGCGGCCACTGCGGCCGAGCAAACCGCGCGGCGAAATATCGAACTGATACGTCGACAAGTCGAGCAGGGACAGATCAGCGTACCGACGTTAATTGTTGCCCAGGAAGCTTATCTGCAAGCATCCCTGGCTCTGATCGACGCACGCGCCTCAAATCTCGCAGACACTGTCGCTCTCTTCCAAGCGCTGGGTGGGGGCTGGTGGAACAGAAAGGACTCGTGA
- the tgt gene encoding tRNA guanosine(34) transglycosylase Tgt, producing MTVANHFELLGTSGAARLGRLTTPHGMVRTPAFMPVGTIGAMKGLHWREVRDAGADIVLGNTYHLMLRPGAERIAALGGLQKFTTWNGPMLTDSGGFQVMSLAQLRKVTEQGVTFRSHIDGAKYELTPERAVEIQRLLNSDIAMQLDECVRLPAERGDIERAMQLSLRWAERCKRAFETAPDGYMLFGIAQGGDVPALRHASARGLIDIGFHGYAIGGLAVGEPQDVMLAMIEEVAPILPTDRPRYLMGVGTPEDILEAVGRGVDMFDCVMPTRNGRHGMAFTRYGQINIRNARHQDDPRPLDEESPWPATRNYSRAYLHHLVRANETLGAMLLSEINIAYYQTLMQGIRAAIENGSFEEFRAQTREGWARGDIASR from the coding sequence ATGACCGTCGCCAATCACTTTGAACTGCTCGGCACATCCGGCGCAGCGCGTCTCGGCCGACTGACCACGCCGCATGGCATGGTACGGACGCCGGCGTTCATGCCCGTGGGCACGATCGGCGCCATGAAGGGCCTGCATTGGCGCGAGGTGCGCGATGCCGGCGCGGATATCGTGCTGGGCAACACCTATCATCTGATGCTGCGGCCCGGCGCCGAGCGTATCGCGGCGCTCGGGGGGCTGCAGAAGTTCACCACCTGGAACGGGCCGATGCTGACCGATAGCGGCGGCTTCCAGGTGATGTCGCTGGCGCAGCTCCGTAAGGTCACGGAGCAGGGCGTCACCTTCCGCTCGCATATCGACGGCGCGAAATATGAACTTACCCCCGAACGTGCCGTCGAGATCCAGCGCCTGCTGAATTCAGATATCGCCATGCAGCTCGACGAATGCGTGCGGCTACCCGCGGAGCGTGGCGATATCGAGCGGGCCATGCAGCTTTCGCTGCGCTGGGCGGAGCGCTGCAAGCGGGCGTTCGAGACGGCGCCCGATGGCTACATGCTGTTCGGTATCGCCCAGGGTGGCGATGTGCCGGCGCTGCGCCATGCCAGCGCGCGCGGGCTGATCGATATCGGCTTTCACGGTTATGCCATCGGCGGTCTTGCCGTCGGCGAACCGCAGGATGTCATGCTGGCGATGATCGAGGAAGTCGCGCCGATTCTGCCAACGGATCGCCCGCGATACCTGATGGGCGTCGGCACGCCCGAGGACATTCTGGAAGCGGTGGGCCGCGGCGTCGATATGTTCGACTGCGTGATGCCCACCCGCAATGGCCGCCACGGCATGGCCTTTACGCGGTACGGCCAGATCAATATCCGCAATGCGCGGCATCAAGATGACCCGCGTCCTCTCGACGAGGAAAGCCCGTGGCCGGCTACACGCAATTATTCGCGTGCCTATCTGCACCATCTCGTGCGTGCCAATGAGACGCTCGGCGCGATGCTGCTATCGGAGATCAATATCGCCTATTATCAAACGCTGATGCAGGGAATCCGCGCAGCGATTGAAAACGGTAGCTTCGAAGAATTCCGCGCACAAACGCGCGAAGGCTGGGCACGCGGCGATATCGCGTCGCGCTAA
- the queA gene encoding tRNA preQ1(34) S-adenosylmethionine ribosyltransferase-isomerase QueA → MRTDLFDFELPSGNIALRPASPRESARLLVVRPGEVLEDCTVGDLPDWLRPGDQLVVNDTKVIAASLTGRRISRDTEPKIEATLIKRIDGSRWQAFVKPAKKLAPGDVVRFGHDGRVCLLGHLDATVEAKGEAGEVTFAFGFHGPALDQAIAELGSPPLPPYIASKRDADEQDAADYQTMFAVNEGAVAAPTAGLHFTPALEAKLTARGVGLHRVTLHVGAGTFLPVKVDDTLDHKMHSEWGSISRETADALNAAHAAGGRIVAVGTTSMRLLESATGEDGVIRPFADDTAIFITPGYRFRAVDILLTNFHLPRSTLFMLVSAFAGLDTMKAAYAHAISTGYRFYSYGDASLLFRNESYR, encoded by the coding sequence ATGCGCACCGATCTTTTCGACTTCGAGCTTCCATCCGGGAACATCGCGCTTCGCCCGGCGTCGCCGCGCGAGTCCGCGCGGCTGCTTGTGGTGCGGCCGGGTGAGGTGCTCGAGGATTGCACTGTCGGTGATCTGCCGGACTGGCTGCGGCCGGGCGACCAGCTTGTCGTCAACGACACCAAGGTGATTGCAGCCTCGCTCACTGGCCGGCGCATCAGCCGCGATACCGAGCCGAAGATTGAGGCGACGCTGATCAAGCGCATCGATGGCTCGCGCTGGCAGGCTTTCGTGAAGCCCGCGAAGAAACTCGCGCCCGGCGACGTGGTGCGCTTCGGCCATGACGGCCGCGTCTGCCTGCTCGGCCATCTCGATGCGACCGTGGAAGCCAAAGGCGAGGCGGGCGAGGTGACATTCGCGTTCGGCTTCCACGGCCCGGCGCTGGATCAGGCCATCGCAGAACTCGGTTCGCCGCCATTGCCTCCCTATATCGCGTCGAAGCGCGACGCGGATGAGCAGGATGCGGCTGACTATCAGACCATGTTTGCGGTGAACGAGGGCGCTGTCGCTGCGCCGACCGCCGGTCTGCACTTCACGCCGGCGCTTGAAGCAAAGCTGACGGCGCGCGGTGTCGGGCTGCATCGCGTCACGCTGCATGTGGGGGCAGGGACCTTCCTGCCCGTGAAGGTGGACGATACCCTTGATCACAAGATGCATTCCGAATGGGGATCTATTTCGCGCGAGACGGCGGATGCGCTCAATGCGGCACACGCCGCCGGCGGTCGTATCGTCGCAGTCGGTACCACATCCATGCGTCTGCTTGAGAGCGCAACCGGCGAAGATGGAGTGATCAGGCCGTTTGCCGACGACACCGCGATCTTTATCACGCCGGGCTATCGCTTTCGCGCGGTCGATATCCTGCTTACCAATTTTCACCTGCCGCGCTCGACACTCTTCATGCTCGTCTCCGCTTTCGCGGGTCTCGACACCATGAAGGCGGCTTATGCCCATGCGATTTCTACAGGCTACCGCTTCTACTCCTATGGGGATGCCAGCCTGCTATTTCGCAACGAAAGCTATCGATGA
- a CDS encoding peptidylprolyl isomerase, which yields MMATDNTLVLETTQGNVTIEMRPDLAPGHVARIKELVRDGFYDGIVFHRVIDGFMAQTGCPQGIGTGGSGQKLKAEFNAEPHVRGTVSMARAANPDSGDSQFFICFDDASFLNKQYTVWGKVTEGMENVDKIKRGEPVQNPDKIVKAYMAADQAA from the coding sequence ATCATGGCCACCGACAACACGCTGGTACTCGAAACCACCCAGGGCAACGTCACTATCGAGATGCGCCCGGACCTGGCGCCGGGCCATGTCGCCCGGATCAAGGAGCTGGTGCGCGACGGCTTTTATGACGGCATCGTCTTCCACCGCGTCATCGACGGTTTCATGGCCCAGACAGGCTGTCCTCAGGGCATCGGCACCGGCGGTTCGGGGCAGAAGCTAAAGGCCGAATTCAACGCCGAGCCGCATGTGCGCGGCACCGTGTCGATGGCCCGCGCCGCCAATCCGGATTCCGGCGACAGCCAGTTCTTCATCTGCTTCGACGACGCCTCGTTCCTCAACAAGCAGTACACCGTCTGGGGCAAGGTGACAGAAGGCATGGAGAACGTCGACAAGATCAAGCGTGGCGAGCCGGTGCAGAACCCGGACAAGATCGTGAAAGCCTATATGGCGGCCGATCAGGCAGCCTGA
- a CDS encoding peptidylprolyl isomerase yields the protein MIRTIALAAALLLAAPVYAQTPTAQAPTSAPLPAGLDKANSIVIDTTKGRIIIKLRPDIAPQHAERIKLLAREGYYNNVPFHRVMDGFMAQTGDGKNFNGTGGSKYPNLPAEFSQVPYKRGVVGMARTSDPNSANSQFFIMFADGSSLNGKYTVIGDVVSGMDVVDKLKKAPPGSASGAVTDPDKMVTVRVASDIK from the coding sequence ATGATCCGTACCATCGCCCTTGCAGCCGCGCTGCTATTGGCAGCTCCCGTATACGCGCAGACGCCCACCGCCCAGGCTCCCACATCGGCGCCGCTGCCGGCCGGGCTCGACAAGGCGAATTCCATCGTCATCGATACGACTAAGGGCCGCATTATCATCAAACTGCGCCCCGACATCGCTCCCCAGCATGCCGAACGCATCAAGCTGCTGGCGCGTGAGGGGTACTATAACAATGTTCCGTTCCACCGCGTGATGGACGGCTTCATGGCGCAGACCGGCGACGGCAAGAACTTCAACGGCACTGGCGGCTCGAAGTATCCGAACCTTCCGGCGGAATTCTCGCAGGTGCCCTACAAGCGCGGCGTGGTCGGCATGGCGCGCACCTCCGATCCGAACTCGGCGAATTCGCAGTTCTTCATCATGTTTGCCGACGGCTCGTCTCTGAATGGCAAATACACCGTGATCGGTGATGTCGTGTCGGGCATGGATGTGGTGGACAAGCTCAAGAAGGCGCCTCCGGGTTCCGCCTCGGGCGCCGTGACGGATCCGGACAAGATGGTGACCGTGCGGGTCGCTTCGGACATCAAGTAA
- the coaD gene encoding pantetheine-phosphate adenylyltransferase produces the protein MTRIALYPGSFDPVTNGHLDVVRHAVGLCDKLVVAVGVHPGKKPLFSTEERLDMIKQVFGPIADKAGCQFDCVTYDNLTTTLAVELGATIMIRGLRDGTDLDYEMQIVGMNEAMAPGVQTVFLPASVAVRPITATLVRQIAAMQGDVSAFVPDAVAKALKSKFAS, from the coding sequence ATGACCCGTATCGCGCTCTACCCCGGATCGTTCGATCCCGTTACCAACGGCCACCTCGACGTGGTCCGTCATGCCGTCGGCCTTTGCGACAAGCTCGTCGTCGCCGTGGGCGTGCATCCCGGCAAGAAGCCGCTGTTCTCCACCGAAGAGCGGCTCGACATGATCAAGCAGGTATTCGGACCGATCGCCGATAAAGCTGGCTGTCAATTCGACTGCGTCACCTATGACAACCTCACCACCACGCTTGCGGTGGAACTCGGCGCCACCATCATGATCCGCGGCCTGCGCGACGGCACCGATCTCGACTACGAGATGCAGATCGTGGGCATGAACGAGGCGATGGCGCCGGGTGTGCAGACGGTGTTTCTGCCGGCTTCCGTGGCGGTCCGCCCCATCACCGCCACGCTGGTGCGGCAGATCGCTGCCATGCAAGGAGACGTCTCTGCTTTCGTGCCGGATGCCGTCGCCAAGGCTCTCAAGTCCAAATTCGCCAGTTAA